In Glycine soja cultivar W05 chromosome 10, ASM419377v2, whole genome shotgun sequence, the genomic stretch AATCAGGGGAAAGAGCAATTAATTGGCTTTTGTTGTTTATAAACTAATTGGATTTTTTTGCCCATTTCAATATCAACCGTATCATGTCAAGTATGAAAATTGTTTACTTTCACTttgcataaaatatttattttaaaatccttttatttttctccaaccaaattttaattataatatttttgaataattcACGGGAATCAAttatcaatcatcaatcatacTCTACAAATTTATAGTAATACAatagcaaataaaaaatatttttcactttacctttattgtaaaaaaataattgattatttagtCCAAACATACTAttaggaggaaaaaaaagaaaagaaaagcaaaacggGACATTGGCATCCTAATAAGGACCATACGATCTTAAAACCCACATAAAGTCCTCAAAGCGAACGGTTAAAGAGAAAAGGTCTGTGGTCTCAATTTAcctttatttttacaatatattttttgttagttttgagaAGGCTCGTTGAACAAGCAAAATTAAGCACAAAAGCCCAACCCTCTCTCTCGCTGCTGGTCTCCCCCATTTGGCATTCGCAGATCGAATACGAGGTAGGGTTTTCCCCGTTTgaggtttaattttatttccctTCCTTCTTTGATTCATTGTATGTTGACCTTGTTGCTGTCAAAACTTTGGCTGGATGATTTTATGCTGTTTAGTCAATAGTGTGTGATTTGTTGGTCGAACTCGAACATGAGAGCTCGTGCACTATGGTAGTCACTCACTCGGTGAATATCACAGTACATGGGTTGTTTCATGGAGGCTTAAAGGTGAAGAGACGCTGCTTATGCCTGAACTGAATTtgttatgtaaaaaaatgagagataGGGAATCTGAGAGGGGGTTTGCGTGTATATGTTTAGCGGGAAAAAAATCAGAGGGTGAGAGAGAGCAGGTTTGTGAAATTGAGAGCCCGGTTTGTTGTGGTGAGGATAGTATCGGtttatgtatgttttaaaaagaaatttaaaaaatcagtgGAGAGGTAGTGTGAAATTTTTGCGGTTTGAAACTGAAAATACCAATGTCATTCTGTTTTATGATCTTGTGTAGTATTGCATTTTCACgtatattgttttgttttttagagAATGGTGCATGAATAGGAAATAGGTGAATGTgttggattattattattattattgctagTTCTACCATGCTCGTGTTAGATTTATAATGTTGGATTAATATCAGCTCACTCGCTATTGTAAATTCTACTGTGCTTGTGTTTGATTCAAGtgttagattttaaattttaaattgtagtGTTAGATTGTTAGATCTACAAATGTGTTAAAAGTGGTAAACAGTAATCAGGGGCGGGGAAGGAAAAACCCGTCCTCGCCCCATTTCCATGCCTACAAACCCCAGTGAGGAACAAAGCAAGTGCCTCTTCAGTAATTCCCAATATCCCCAACCCCAACCCCAAACCTTTCCCATCCATTTTACTCTTTCCCCTCTTTGTTCTAATCTCTTTTTCTTCAACCATTTTATGCAGTAATTTCACTGAATCTTATTGAAGATGTTTCTCACAAGGTGAACCCACCCCCTCTTTTGCTGCAAACTTGCATTTCAGGGTTTTTCTGTTTTGCTCTATTCAATTAACAAATGGGTTCTCCTGAAATCTATTAGGTTTTTTTCCTATTtgcttatttgtttattttgtgagTGAAATAGAACTGAGTATGACCGAGGAGTCAACACCTTTTCTCCTGAAGGCCGTTTATTTCAGGTTGAATATGCAATCGAAGCCATCAAGGTATGTTGCTTCACCCAAATCTTTTTCTTCCGTGATTTTTTTGTCCatctgtaagaaaaaaaaagggttgaCAACTTTAAgaagattttttattcaatttgttttttttttgtgtttgtatTTGTAAATGGGATTTTATTGAATTGCAGCTGGGATCAACTGCGATTGGATTGAAGACGAAAGAGGGTGTTGTCCTTGCAGTTGAAAAGCGCATCACTTCACCACTGCTGGTgtgtttatttactttttaattatcttAGTTGATTTTTATCATCTTATTGTTACACTTCTACACATAAATGTGCTGTTAACTATTAACTATCACTATCAGTATACAATTTGATGGAACCAAGTAAGAAACATGCTTGTGCAAAATAATATGGAACTTGATTTGCACCTTAATTGATTTAAGCATGAAACTTCTCTTTCAGGAGCCAAGTAGTGTTGAGAAAATTATGGAAATTGATGAGCACATAGGATGTGCAATGAGTGGATTGATTGCTGATGCTCGAACACTTGTTGAGCATGCACGGGTTGAAACTCAGGTACTGTGAACCTTATAGCAGATATTAAGTAGTTGATTAGCTAATGATTGATATGTTTTGGTTTATTGTTCACAGAATCATAGGTTCTCCTATGGTGAGCCAATGACTGTTGAGTCCACAACCCAAGCTCTTTGTGATCTAGCCTTGCGTTTTGGTGAAGGTGATGAAGAATCCATGGTAAAGAACTTCTCAGCTTTGATATTCGtgtctatttttatttgtttgcttGCTTATGCTGCATCTATTTAGGAAAAAGGGTAAAATAGGTTTTTGGTCCCTCTAAAATATtccaaatttgattttagtcttcCAAAATTTTTTGCCCTAATTTGACTCTCTAATTTGGAAACTTTTGGTCCTCAAAGTGGTTATACTTAACATTTTATCAcagttataatttataaatcatATGGAAATATACTGAGGATAAAAAATGGAGTATTTCCAAATTAGAGGGATGAAAATAGGACAATTTTTTTGGAGGGCTAAAACCAAATTTGGAAAATTTTAGagggaccaaaaacatattttactctaggaaaataatttatgaacatTTCTTACGAAGTTGCTTCTTATTTGTGTATCTGCTAGAAAAACTGATGCCTTATATATTGCATTTGGCAACTGTTGATTGGAGATATAAACAAGTGTTATTTACCTGAAAAATTCAGAATG encodes the following:
- the LOC114372685 gene encoding proteasome subunit alpha type-5-like, with the protein product MFLTRTEYDRGVNTFSPEGRLFQVEYAIEAIKLGSTAIGLKTKEGVVLAVEKRITSPLLEPSSVEKIMEIDEHIGCAMSGLIADARTLVEHARVETQNHRFSYGEPMTVESTTQALCDLALRFGEGDEESMSRPFGVSLLIAGHDENGPSLYYTDPSGTFWQCNGKAIGSGSEGADSSLQEQYNKDLTLQEAETIALSILKQVMEEKVTPNNVDIAKVAPTYHLYTPSEVEAVISRL